A stretch of the Ensifer sp. PDNC004 genome encodes the following:
- the dusA gene encoding tRNA dihydrouridine(20/20a) synthase DusA — MMKTAQTVESVGGCRYFRGPVFAVAPMIDWTDRHYRFFARQLSRHALLYTEMIVAEAILRGDRQRLLGFDASEHPVALQLGGNDPAKMAEAARIAESFGYDEINMNVGCPSDRVQSGTFGACLMQEPATVAACVAAMKAAVKIPVTVKCRIGVDDQDPEVALRTLVAQVVDAGTDAVWVHARKAWLQGLSPKENREIPPLDYGLVHRLKQENPNIFVGINGGLQTLDQALEQLQHLDGVMLGRAAYHDSAMLTSADRHFPHPLTGAESVVENGATFSERGHRLDLDFWLGVRDAMADYAAAHIANGGRLIHVTRHMVGLFQGWAGARRYRQILSSDATRQGAGPDVIHAAFEAVFEATAAKQAAE, encoded by the coding sequence ATGATGAAGACAGCGCAAACGGTTGAGAGCGTGGGTGGGTGCAGGTACTTCAGGGGACCTGTCTTTGCCGTAGCGCCCATGATCGACTGGACGGACAGGCATTATCGCTTCTTCGCGCGGCAGTTGTCGCGGCATGCGCTGCTTTATACGGAGATGATCGTCGCTGAGGCGATCCTGCGGGGGGACCGGCAGAGGCTGCTCGGCTTTGATGCATCGGAGCATCCCGTCGCGCTACAGCTCGGCGGCAATGATCCGGCGAAGATGGCGGAGGCGGCACGGATCGCCGAATCCTTCGGCTATGACGAGATCAACATGAATGTCGGCTGCCCGTCGGACCGGGTGCAATCCGGCACGTTTGGCGCCTGCCTGATGCAGGAGCCGGCGACGGTGGCTGCCTGCGTTGCGGCGATGAAGGCGGCGGTAAAAATCCCGGTCACGGTCAAGTGCCGGATCGGCGTCGACGATCAGGATCCGGAAGTGGCGCTGCGCACGCTCGTCGCGCAGGTGGTCGATGCCGGCACGGATGCCGTCTGGGTGCATGCGCGCAAGGCCTGGCTGCAGGGCCTGAGCCCGAAGGAGAACCGCGAGATCCCGCCACTCGATTATGGTCTCGTGCATCGGCTGAAGCAGGAAAACCCCAATATTTTCGTCGGCATCAACGGTGGTCTTCAGACCCTTGATCAGGCGCTTGAACAGCTTCAGCATCTGGACGGTGTCATGCTTGGCCGCGCCGCCTATCACGACAGCGCCATGTTGACGTCGGCGGATCGCCATTTCCCGCATCCGCTGACCGGGGCCGAGTCCGTCGTTGAAAACGGTGCCACCTTCTCGGAGCGCGGCCATCGCCTCGATCTCGATTTCTGGCTCGGCGTCCGCGACGCCATGGCGGACTACGCCGCCGCGCATATCGCCAATGGCGGACGGCTGATCCATGTGACGCGGCATATGGTCGGCCTGTTCCAGGGCTGGGCGGGCGCCAGACGCTATCGCCAGATCCTGTCCTCCGATGCGACCCGCCAGGGCGCGGGTCCGGACGTGATCCACGCGGCCTTCGAGGCGGTGTTCGAGGCGACGGCGGCAAAGCAGGCTGCGGAGTAA
- a CDS encoding glycosyltransferase family 25 protein, translating into MRCLVINLDRSPERLIHIGSQFFTLGLNFERVAAVDGRELDDSVLAMQPASKQWKRMNKAEIACFMSHRSCWAIIAEGNDAYGAVIEDDVFFSPSATHALSSSDWIPAEVGLLKIETFRQKVFLSRARVLADAARSIHALRGCHVGTGGYVISRDYAKRLLDLSEAAFPCPVDHFMFDDEVPRPEDCRIHQLYPAVCIQGMLLDSADPAHGSTIRKPAGATVRVKPKLRIHQKLWRECKRLFLQAAALPPFLFRSIRYRWTAVPFG; encoded by the coding sequence ATGCGCTGCCTGGTGATCAATCTCGACCGTTCCCCTGAGCGCCTGATCCATATCGGTAGCCAGTTTTTTACCCTCGGCCTTAATTTCGAGCGCGTCGCTGCCGTTGATGGGCGAGAGCTCGATGACTCCGTTCTGGCGATGCAGCCGGCGTCGAAGCAGTGGAAGAGGATGAACAAGGCCGAGATCGCCTGCTTCATGAGCCATCGGAGTTGCTGGGCCATTATTGCGGAAGGGAACGATGCCTATGGCGCGGTGATCGAGGACGATGTCTTCTTTTCGCCGAGCGCCACCCATGCGCTGTCGTCATCGGATTGGATACCGGCCGAAGTGGGGCTGCTGAAGATCGAGACCTTCCGGCAGAAGGTGTTTCTCAGCCGCGCCCGTGTGCTCGCCGATGCCGCGCGCTCGATCCACGCGTTGCGGGGATGCCATGTCGGCACGGGCGGCTATGTCATCTCTCGGGACTATGCAAAAAGACTGCTCGATCTTTCGGAAGCGGCGTTTCCATGCCCCGTCGATCATTTCATGTTCGACGACGAGGTGCCGCGGCCGGAGGACTGCCGCATCCATCAGCTCTATCCGGCCGTCTGCATCCAGGGCATGCTGCTCGACAGTGCCGACCCCGCGCATGGAAGCACGATCCGCAAGCCGGCCGGCGCAACGGTCCGCGTGAAGCCAAAGCTCAGGATACACCAGAAGCTCTGGCGCGAGTGCAAGCGCCTGTTCTTGCAGGCAGCGGCGCTGCCGCCGTTCCTTTTCCGCAGCATTCGCTACCGCTGGACGGCCGTGCCGTTCGGCTAA
- a CDS encoding J domain-containing protein, producing MIDPYELLGLERDADNQAIRNAYRKAAKSAHPDSGGDPEQFARLQVAYELLKDPVRRKVYDDTGYDPQLADARDLKGLMMLETLVNEFILDEREPGSFDPVAAMRRKLSDDIVKSRFHILELERHRARVRKHLDRLGRRPETDVLGSMLRARSRSIAEAIKNTDEQIKTIEQAYEMLEGYSYELEALAVNAHAAE from the coding sequence GTGATCGACCCTTACGAACTGCTTGGACTGGAACGCGATGCCGACAATCAGGCAATCCGCAACGCCTATCGCAAGGCGGCGAAATCCGCGCATCCGGATTCCGGCGGCGATCCCGAACAGTTTGCCCGGCTGCAGGTGGCCTATGAGCTGCTCAAGGATCCGGTCCGTCGCAAGGTCTATGACGACACCGGCTACGATCCGCAGCTGGCCGACGCGCGCGATCTCAAAGGCCTGATGATGCTGGAGACGCTGGTCAACGAGTTCATCCTCGACGAGCGCGAGCCCGGCAGCTTCGATCCCGTCGCCGCCATGCGTCGCAAGCTTTCCGACGATATCGTCAAGAGCCGCTTCCATATTCTCGAGCTGGAGCGTCACCGCGCCCGCGTGCGCAAGCACCTCGACCGCCTCGGCCGCCGGCCGGAGACCGACGTGCTCGGCTCGATGCTGCGCGCCCGCTCGCGCTCGATCGCCGAGGCGATCAAGAATACCGACGAGCAGATCAAGACGATCGAGCAGGCCTATGAAATGCTGGAAGGCTATTCCTACGAGCTGGAGGCGCTGGCGGTGAACGCCCACGCGGCGGAATAG
- a CDS encoding cold-shock protein, translated as MATKGIVKFFNQDKGFGFITPDGGAKDVFVHISAVQAAGLATLKDGQQVTFDTEPDRMGKGPKAVNIQAA; from the coding sequence ATGGCCACCAAGGGCATCGTAAAATTCTTCAACCAGGACAAGGGCTTCGGCTTCATCACGCCGGATGGCGGCGCGAAGGACGTGTTCGTACACATCTCCGCCGTTCAGGCCGCTGGCCTCGCTACCCTCAAGGATGGCCAGCAGGTCACCTTCGACACCGAGCCGGATCGCATGGGCAAGGGCCCGAAGGCCGTCAACATCCAGGCTGCCTAA